The genomic stretch CTAACCCCAGCTTTTATTATGTATCTTATTCAAAGCTATTCAGTCAATTCTTCTTTACAAGCAGACTTTTATATCCAATCGAAAGCGAGTCATGCTGGTAAACGAATGCGAGAGCCATCAGCAAATTGTTTCATTGTTTTAACGGATAGATCCCAGTTACTACCAGACTATTTTTACTATATGGTATTA from Reichenbachiella ulvae encodes the following:
- a CDS encoding DUF6943 family protein, whose translation is MYLIQSYSVNSSLQADFYIQSKASHAGKRMREPSANCFIVLTDRSQLLPDYFYYMVL